In one Poecilia reticulata strain Guanapo linkage group LG8, Guppy_female_1.0+MT, whole genome shotgun sequence genomic region, the following are encoded:
- the atp6v0ca gene encoding ATPase H+ transporting V0 subunit ca: MSSEESPEYSPFFAVMGASAAMVFSALGAAYGTAKSGTGIAAMSVMRPELIMKSIIPVVMAGIIAIYGLVVAVLIANNISERVSLYKSFLHLGAGLSVGLSGLAAGFAIGIVGDAGVRGTAQQPRLFVGMILILIFAEVLGLYGLIVALILSTK; this comes from the exons ATGTCTTCTGAGGAGAGCCCCGAGTACTCACCTTTCTTCGCCGTGATGGGAGCTTCTGCGGCCATGGTCTTCAGCG CGTTAGGAGCAGCATATGGGACCGCGAAGAGCGGCACGGGCATTGCCGCCATGTCTGTGATGCGGCCAGAGCTCATCATGAAGTCCATCATCCCCGTCGTCATGGCGGGTATCATCGCCATCTACGGGCTGGTGGTCGCCGTGCTGATAGCCAACAACATCTCGGAGAGAGTCAGTCTCTACAA GAGTTTCCTGCATCTCGGCGCCGGATTGAGCGTGGGCCTGAGTGGCCTGGCGGCCGGCTTCGCCATCGGCATCGTGGGCGACGCCGGCGTGAGGGGCACCGCTCAGCAGCCCCGGCTTTTCGTGGGGATGATCCTGATCCTGATTTTCGCCGAGGTGCTGGGGCTCTACGGCCTGATCGTGGCCCTCATCCTATCCACAAAATAA
- the ypel3 gene encoding protein yippee-like 3 — translation MVKLTKAKTFQAYLDSCHRRYSCVHCRAHLANHDDLISKSFQGSQGRAYLFNSVVNVGCGPAEERLLLTGLHAVADIYCENCHTTLGWKYEQAFELSQKYKEGKYIIELSHMIKDNGWD, via the exons ATGGTGAAGCTGACAAAAGCCAAGACCTTCCAGGCCTACCTGGACTCTTGCCACCGCCGTTACAGCTGTGTGCACTGCCGCGCCCATCTGGCAAACCATGACGATCTTATCTCAAAG TCATTTCAAGGCAGCCAAGGCCGAGCGTACCTCTTTAACTCAGT GGTTAATGTTGGCTGCGGTCCCGCTGAGGAGAGGCTGCTGCTTACAGGACTCCACGCAGTGGCCGACATTTACTGTGAAAACTGTCACACCACTCTGGGCTGGAAATAT GAGCAAGCCTTCGAACTCAGCCAGAAGTACAAGGAGGGGAAGTACATCATAGAGCTGTCCCATATGATAAAGGACAACGGCTGGGATTGA